A region of Salinibacter sp. 10B DNA encodes the following proteins:
- the menD gene encoding 2-succinyl-5-enolpyruvyl-6-hydroxy-3-cyclohexene-1-carboxylic-acid synthase: MMAYDPLDAPNVTYLWTQLLIEELVRNGVDTFFVAPGSRSTPLTVSAVRHPEARVVLHVDERGTAFATLGYGRATQRPAAWITTSGTAVANGQPAVVEASVDGVPMLLLTADRPPELRDTGANQTIDQVKIFGDYVRWQVDVPPPSVEVDPAYVLTTTNQAVHQSRRVPAGPVHLNCGFRKPLEPVESDRSIEVPDPVADWAREETPFTTYPTPVPSASAPDVDAVASAVEGGLDGLVVAGRLDREADVKATRRLAARLGWPLLPDITSRLRLGPESRADRCAFGDLILTSDDFQKTQRPEAVVQVGGRFTSKRLRLFLRDANPDVWAVVRPDPSRIDPDHRGTHHVEADVASFVEQLLARVGAVPEPSHWQMAWERANTRAAAVVEEHAQSEALTEPSVATLLSRQVPSDHALMAASSMPVRDLNRHASTAGSAVPVYANRGASGIDGTVATAAGLAEAQKGGVTLLIGDLALWHDLNSLALLQDRPVVVVVLNNNGGGIFHFLPIQEYDDVFDPHFTTPQHRDFEAVAETFTLAYHRPDSRSAFIEAYRHACDAGEPTILEVKTERESNRQIHEQIEKAVADVVGGGTGVDDAC, from the coding sequence GAAACGGGGTCGACACGTTTTTTGTGGCCCCCGGCTCCCGGTCAACACCCCTTACCGTATCCGCAGTTCGGCATCCTGAGGCCCGCGTCGTTTTGCACGTAGATGAGCGAGGGACGGCGTTTGCGACGCTTGGGTACGGCCGGGCCACCCAGCGGCCGGCGGCGTGGATTACCACCTCCGGAACGGCCGTGGCAAACGGGCAGCCGGCAGTGGTGGAGGCGTCTGTCGATGGCGTGCCGATGCTGCTCCTTACGGCTGATCGGCCGCCGGAGCTGCGGGACACCGGGGCCAATCAGACGATCGATCAGGTGAAGATCTTTGGCGACTACGTGCGCTGGCAGGTCGACGTACCGCCGCCGTCTGTGGAGGTGGATCCGGCGTACGTGCTGACAACCACCAATCAAGCTGTACATCAGTCGCGTCGGGTGCCGGCCGGACCCGTTCACCTGAACTGCGGGTTCCGAAAACCCCTGGAGCCCGTCGAATCGGATCGGTCAATTGAAGTGCCTGATCCGGTGGCCGACTGGGCCCGCGAGGAGACGCCATTTACGACGTATCCGACCCCTGTACCGTCCGCGTCTGCCCCCGACGTGGACGCGGTGGCATCGGCCGTAGAGGGGGGGCTTGACGGGCTTGTCGTAGCCGGGCGTTTGGACCGAGAGGCTGACGTGAAGGCAACTCGTCGCCTCGCCGCGCGTCTGGGATGGCCGCTTCTCCCCGATATTACGTCTCGCCTTCGTCTGGGACCTGAATCGCGTGCTGATCGCTGTGCCTTTGGGGATCTGATTCTTACATCGGACGACTTTCAGAAGACCCAGCGTCCCGAGGCAGTGGTACAGGTGGGAGGGCGGTTTACATCGAAGCGGCTTCGTCTCTTTCTTCGCGATGCCAATCCGGACGTGTGGGCAGTCGTGCGCCCCGATCCCTCGCGCATTGATCCGGATCATCGGGGCACGCACCACGTGGAGGCCGACGTGGCCTCGTTCGTAGAACAGTTGCTGGCACGGGTAGGGGCGGTTCCCGAACCCTCTCACTGGCAGATGGCCTGGGAGCGAGCCAACACACGGGCGGCGGCGGTGGTGGAGGAGCACGCCCAGTCCGAGGCCCTGACGGAGCCGTCCGTCGCGACACTGCTTTCCCGGCAGGTGCCGTCCGATCACGCACTCATGGCGGCCAGCAGCATGCCCGTCCGCGATTTGAACCGACATGCCTCTACCGCTGGGTCGGCCGTGCCGGTGTACGCCAATCGGGGGGCGAGTGGGATTGACGGGACGGTTGCCACGGCGGCGGGCCTGGCCGAGGCCCAAAAGGGGGGCGTCACGTTGCTGATTGGCGACCTGGCGTTGTGGCACGATCTCAACAGTTTGGCCCTGCTTCAAGACCGGCCGGTAGTGGTGGTTGTTCTGAACAACAATGGGGGCGGAATTTTTCATTTCCTACCCATTCAGGAATACGACGATGTGTTTGATCCCCACTTTACGACGCCTCAGCACCGGGACTTCGAAGCTGTAGCAGAGACGTTTACCCTTGCGTACCATCGACCGGATTCGCGTTCGGCCTTCATCGAGGCCTATCGACACGCCTGTGATGCTGGCGAGCCGACGATTCTCGAAGTCAAAACTGAACGAGAGAGCAATCGGCAGATTCACGAGCAGATTGAGAAGGCGGTTGCGGATGTCGTGGGTGGGGGGACAGGTGTCGACGACGCTTGCTAA